Genomic DNA from Brockia lithotrophica:
CGTGGCCACGAGGAGGAAGACCGTCTCCGGCGTCCGGTGTCCGAAGAAGGCGAGGGAGAAGAGGGCGCCGCCGAGGAAGATGAGCCCGCCCATCGTCGGCGTGCCGCTCTTCCTGGCGTGCCAGCGCGGTCCTTCCTCGCGGATGGACTGTCCGGCCTTGAGCCGGCGGAGGAAGGGGATCGCGGCGGTCCCGATGAGGAGTGTCGCGAGGAAGGACGTGGCCATGGCGAAGAGGAGAACCCGCTCAACCATCGGCCGGATCCCCCTCCCCCATCCCTTCTCCAAGGAGGGCCTCCACGAAGCGCTCGAAGCGCATGTGACGCGACGCTTTGAGAAGGAGCGCCGCGTCGGGGTTGTCGTACGTCCGGAGCTTCGCCAAAAGCGCCTCCGGATCTTCCGTGCGCCATACCCGGGCGCCGCGGGCGCGGAGCGCCTCCTCCAGGGGGGCGAGTCCGGAGCCGAAGAGGAGGTAGGCGATCCCCTCGGCGGGGAGGGACTCCCCAAGCTCGGCGTAGAGCCGCGGGGCGTGGGCGCCGAGTTCCCCTACCTCGCCGAGGACGGCCACGCGCTCACGCGCGGGAAGGCGGGCGAGCACGGACACGGCGGCGCGGATGGACGTGGGGGCGGCGTTGTACGTGTCGTCGAGGAGGAGCGCTCCCCGCGGCGTACGCCTCGGCGTGAGGCGCATGGGCGAGCGTTCGAGTTCGCGCCAGGCCGCCTCAACTTCCGACGGCGGGATCCCCAAGTCGCGGGCGACGAAGACGGCGTAGAGGGCGTTGCGCCAGGCAAAGGCTCCGGGGAGCGGGACGTCCAGCTCCGCGCGCCTCCCGTCGACGTCCGCCCAGATGCGGAAGCCGCCTAGGCCGCGGTCCTCGAGGAGCCCGCCCCGGTCTTGTCCCCGCGGGCCGACGGTGCGCACCTCTCCGGAAAAGGCGAAGAGGTACGCCGTCTTGGGGAGAAGGGGGTCGTCGTCCGGGATGTAGATCCGTCCGCCCTTGTCCATCCCGAGGGCGATTTCCGCCTTCGCCACGGCGATCGCCTCGCGCGAGCCGAGGAGACCGATGTGCGACTCCCCCAGGAGGGTGATCACGGCGACGTCCGGCCGCGCGAGGCGGGAGAGTTCGGCGATCTCCCCGCGGCGGTTCATCCCCAACTCGAGGACGACGGCGTGGGCGTCCTCGGCAGCCGCGAGCAGAGTGAGCGGCACGCCGATGTGGTTGTTGTAGCTTTCCCGCGCGTGGGCGACGGACAGGCGTGCGGCGAGGGCGCGGGCGATGAGGTCCTTGGTCGTCGTCTTGCCCACGGAACCGGTCACGGCGACGACGCGGCCGCGAAGGCGCGCGCGGTGCGCCCGCGCCGCCTCCCAGAGGGCGGCGAGGGGGTCGTCCACGAGGAGGAGCGGCCTTCCGCGGAGTTCCTGAGGTACGGGAATGGTCCGCCGCCAGAAAGCCGCCGCGGCGCCGCGGGCAAAGGCGTCCGCGACGTAGGCGTGTCCGTCCGTTCGACCTCCCGGAAGGGGGACGAAGAGCTCGCCGCCTCGGACGGCGCGGGAATCGTGGACGACGCCGTACACCCGCACGCCCTCGGGAGGAGGAGCTCCCGCGTATTCCGCCCGGGTCGCGTCGAGGAAGAAGGCGAGCGGCCACTCAGGCATCCCCCTCACCCCCCAGCTCCTCCAGGGCGGCGAGAGCTTCCTCTCGGTCGTCGAAAGGGAGCCGGAGGTGGCCGACGATCTGCTCGCGCTCGTGCCCCTTCCCGGCGATGAGCACGACGTCTCCCGGACGGGCGAGGCGGATCGCGGCGCGGATTGCCCGCTTCCGGTCGAGCTCGACGTACGTCTCCCGCTCCGGCGGCTGCGGGATCCCCGCGAGGATCTCCCGGGCGATGGCCTCCGGGTCCTCGCTCCGCGGGTTGTCGCTCGTGACGATGAGGACGTCGGCGAGGCGGTGGGCAACTTCGCCCATGCGCGGACGTTTCGCGCGGTCGCGGTCACCGCCGGCGCCGAAGACGACGATCACCCGCCCTTCGGCCCACTCGCGGATCGCGCCGAGGGCCTTCTCCAACCCGTCGGGGGTGTGGGCGTAGTCCACAAGCACCGTAAACGGCTGCCCGGCGTTCACCCGCTCCATGCGACCGGGGACGGGACGGACGTTCTCGAGGACGGGCACGAGCTCCTTGAGCGGAACGCCGAAGGCGTGGGCCGCCGCGAGGGCGGCGAGGGCGTTTTCCACGTTGAACCGACCGAGGAGCGGAAGGCGCGCGGGGAGGCGCTCGCCCGTGTACGCCTCGAGGACGAATGCCGAACCCCGGGCGTTCAGCCGGACATCGACGGCGCGCAGGGCGTTTTCCGGCCCGAAGCCGTACGTGTACACGGGTACGGCACTTCGCCGGAGCATCCGCTCCGCATACGGATCGTCGCCTCGGACGACCGCCGCCTTCTCCATGGAGGCCTCCGAACCGAGAAAGGCAAAGAGGAGGCCCTTGGCCTCCGCGTACGCGTCCATCGTCGCGTGGAAGTCGAGGTGGTCCTGCGTGAGATTCGTAAAGACCGCCGCGGTGAGGCGAACACCCCGGATCCGACCTTGGTCGAGGGCGTGGGAAGATGCTTCGAAGACGGCCGCTTCCAGGCCGTTCGCCCGCATGTCGCGGAAGAGGCGCTGGAGTTCGGCGGCGCCCGGCGTCGTGAGCTGCGCCGGGCGGGGACCGCGGCCGACGTCGACGAACACCGTCCCCACGAGGCCCGTGCGGATCCCCACCGCCTCGAGGAGTTGCTGCGTGAGGTAGGCGACGGTCGACTTCCCGTTCGTCCCCGTGACCCCGACGACGCGGAGGTGGGAAGTGGGATCGCCGTACAGGCGGGCGGCGAGAAAGGCGAGGGCCTGATGGGGGTCGGGAACTTCGACGACGGGGACGCCCTCGGGGACATCGCCGCGGCGCACGACCTCCTCCCCCCGCCCCATGGCGACGACGAAGGCAACGGCGCCGCGGGCGAGGGCGTCGGGGATGAACGCGTGTCCGTCGCCCGTCGTTCCCCGGCGGGCGACGAAGAGGCTTCCGGGAAGGACTTCCCGCGAGTCGTCGGTGATGTGCGTGACGTTGACGGTGAGAAATCCCCGCGCCCTCCAGACGCGGAGCGGCGCGAGGAGTTCGGCGAGACGCATACCCCGTTCCTCCCTTGCGGCCGACCCCGAACGGCGGTCGACCGACGTGCGGGAATCCGACGTTGGGATCGACGTGCGACCTTTCCCGTACCGTCACCCATTGTACGGCGTTTTGCAGGGCTTGTCACGGAAGCGCCTACCGCTCCGCGGCAGGGGAACGCGGTCCGAGGCGGACGCGCACCCGTTCGCCCGGGGTGAGCTTCGTCCCGGGAGGAGGAGATTGGTCGACCACGACCTCCCCCTCCCCTACGACGTCGAGGTCGAAGGTGTAGGAGCTCTGCCGGATGTCGTCGACGCTCATCCCCACGAGGTCGGGAACCTCCAGGGGCGGAACCTCGGGCCATACGTACTTCTCCCGGGGAATTCCCCCCTCGCGCGGGGGAACCCCCAGGGCGCGGAGGGAGGCGTCGAGGATCTGACCGGCGACGGGCGCGGCGACGACGCCGCCGAACTGGATTCCTTGGGGGTGGTCGACGGCGATGTAGACGACGAGCCGGGGGTCGTCCGCCGGGGCAAAGCCGACGAAGGAGACAATGTACTCGCCCGGAAGGTAGCGGCCGTCCGGGCCCACCTTTTGCGCCGTACCCGTCTTCCCGCCCACCCGATACCCGTCCACATACGCCCGGTACCCGGTCCCGCGGGCGACGACGGACTCGAGGGCGTAGCGCACCTGCGCCGAGGTCTCGGGGGAAATCGGCGTGCCGCGCACCTCCGGTTCCCGGCGGTGAACCGGCGCACCCGTGCGCGGATCGCGCACTTCCTTGAGGAGGTGCGGGCGGTAGAGGGTCCCGCCGTTCACGGCAGCGGAGACGGCGGCCACCTGCTGGATCGGCGTCACGGCTACCCCTTGACCGAAGGCGGTCGTCGCGAGCTCCACGGGCCCCACGCGCTCGAGGGGAAAGAGAATTCCCTTGGCCTCGCCGGGAAGGTCGATCCCCGTCTTTTCCCCGAAACCGAAGGCGCGGATGTAGCGGAAGAGCGTCTCCTTGCCGAGGCGGAGCCCGAGTTCGACGAACCCCGGGTTGTTGGAGTTCTCCACGACCTGGAGGAAGGTCTGGTCGCCGTGGCCGCCGGGCTTCCAGTTCCGGATCTTCACGCCGGCGACGATGATGTACCCGGGGTCGAAGAAGTGTTCGTGCTCGAGGTCGACCTTTTTCTCCTGAAGGGCGGCGCTCAGGGTGACGATTTTAAACGTCGAACCCGGCTCGAAGACGCGCCAGATCGGGAGGTTGCGGTTGAGCACCTCGGGAGGGTACTCCCGGTAGCGGTTGGGGTCGAAGGTAGGCCGCGAGGCCATGGCGAGAATCTCCCCCGTTCGGGGGTCGGCGATCACTCCCATGGCCGCCTCGGGCTTGTACGCGAGCCAGGCGTCGTCGAGGGCGTTCTCCAAGATCTTTTGCAGGCGGAGATCGAGGGTGGTCACGACGTCGTAGCCGGCTTCGGGGGCATCGTACAGCATGGGGAGCCCGGGAAGCGCCTCGCCTGCCGCGGTGGTAAAGAGCTTGAACGCCCCGCGCCGCCCCCTCAGCACCTCGTCGTAGGCGAGCTCGAGCCCGGAAAGTCCCTGGTTGTCGATCCCGACAAACCCGAGGACGTGGGCGGCCAGGGAGCCGTAGGGGTAGACGCGCGCCGGCTCGGAGGCGACGTAGACGCCGGGAAGAGCGAGTGCCTCCACGCGCCGCCGCACGTCTTCGTCAACTCGCCTGCCTTCCGGTGAGAGGCGAACGACGAGCGTCCTCTGGGAGATGCGTCGGAGGAGCTTTTCCCGGTCGGCACCGAGTTCACGCGCGAGGACGTCCGCCGTACGCTCCTTGTCTCGGACCTGGGCGGGAAAGACGAGGACCGAGTACGCTTCGCGATTCGTCGCGAGGATTTCCCCGTTGCGATCGAGGATCCGCCCGCGCGGAGGTTCGATGGGCACGTCCCGACTCCAGAGCTCGAGGGCCTTGGCCGCGAGATCCGGTCCCATGAGCACCTGGAGGTGAAAGAGGCGCAGGGTGAAGACGAGGAGCGAAAGCGTGGCGAGGCCGAAGAGGGCGAGGAGGCGTCGAGAAGGTTCGCGCCGCACACGTTCGTCCTCCCCGGGGCACCTGCCGCACGCGGGAACGCAAAGGCGGGACAGACACCCACGACAAGTCCAAGTTTCACCTCACTCCTATGCGGCCTTCCCCTTCGGGAGAACCCGACCCTCCGCGTTCCACGCCGAGGAGCGGCGCCGCCTGTTCGACGACCTTGCGGAAGATCGGCGCGACGACTTCGCCGCTCCCCTCAGCCGGCCGTTCCGGTTCGTCTACGGCGATGTAGAGGGCAAACCGGGGGCGGTCTACGGGGAGGAAGCCGTAAAACGAGTAGACGTAGCGCCCTGCCTCGTACCTCCCCGTGCCGGGGTCGACCTTCTGCGCCGTGCCCGTCTTGCCGCCGATTCGGTACCCTTCCACGGCGTAGGCGTGTCCCGTACCCTCGGGACGCGCCACGACGTCGGCGAGGATCTCCCGCACCTTGGCCGCCGTCTCCGGCGAAACGACGCGCCGGCCTTCGGACGCCGCGGGAGGAGTGCACGTTCCCGTGTCGGCGTCGCGAACGCACTTCACGAGGACGGGATCGCGCAGCACCCCGTCGGTCACCGCCGCGGAAAGGGCGCGGACGAGCCCGAACGACGTCACCTCGAGACCCTGACCGTACGTCGTCGTCGCCACGTCGCGCGGTGGCGCCGCGGCAAAGTCGGGCAGCCGACCGCGCACCGAGCCGGGAAGCGGGGCGTGCCCCGTGAGCGAAAACGGAAGTTCGTCCACCCCGAAGGCGTGCTCGTACCGGGCGAGCCGTTCCCGCCCCAGGCGCTCGTACCCCAAAATCACCGCGGCTACGTTGCTCGAGCGGACGATCCCCTCGCGCAGCGTGATCTTTCCCCACCCCCGAGGGTCCGACCAGTCGCGGATCGGAGGCGAGATCTCCGGAGGCGCGTACACCCCCGCTTGGTACGTGTCGTCGTCGCGGTACACGCCCTCTTCGATCGCCGCGGCGAGGGTGAGCACCTTAAACGTCGAACCCGGCTCGTAGAGCTTCCCCACGAAGGGATTCGTGTACTCGGAAATCTCCTCGTACCGATTGGGATCGAAGGTCGGCCGGGCGGCGGCGGCGAGCACCTCCATCGTCCACGGATCGACGAGTACGGCCCAAATGCCCTTGGGACGGAGCTCCTCGTCCGCCTCCCGCAGTGCCTCTTCGAGGATCGCCTGAAGGCGGACGTCGAGCGTGAGGACGACGTCCTTCCCCGGTTGCGCCGGATCGCCCTGGACTTCGGCGTAGGGAAGGGGGACGCCGCGGTTGTCCGTAGGGATCGAGGTCTTTCCCCGCGTCCCGCGGAGCGTGGCGTCCAACCCCGCCTCCAGACCGTACTCCGCCTTCCCGTCTCGGTTTACGTAGCCGAGGAGGTAGGCGGCGTACTCGCCCTTGGGGTAGTACCGCCCCACTTCGGGGCGAAAGGCGATCCCCCGAACTCCCGCACGCCGCAACTCCTCTTCCAGCGCTTCCTTGCGGTGGGGGAGGAGCTTCCACCCGTAGGGGCGAAACTCCACCTGATACCTTCCCTGTTCGCGCCCCTCACGCAGCGTGCGCAGGATCGCCTCTTCGGGGGCGTCGAGCCCGCGGGCGAGGACCCGGGCCGTCGCCTCGAGGTCCTCGACGTGCTCGGGCGCCCGGGGGTCGAGGAGAGCGACGACGTCAAACGCGGGGACGTCGTACGCGAGGCGCTCGCCGTTTCGGTCCAGAAGGGATCCGCGCGGCGCCTCTTCTTCGCGCGAACGAACCCACTGCTCGGTGGCGGCGTGGAGGAGTTGGGGGCCCAACACCTCCTGGACGTAGAGCACGCGTCCGATCACGGCAACGAGAAAGGCGACAAACACACCCCAAAAGTACGTGGCCATGCGGAACGCGCGACGCGCGTTCCCCGGGTTCCTACCTCCGCCGACGTCCCCCCTCGGCGTCACGGCCGTGTCCCCGGACGGATGGCGTCCGGTTCTCCGTCCCGCGTCGGAGAAACGCCCTTCACGACGGACGGTCCGGACGAGGACCGGTCCCCGGGCTCGGCCGTGTCCCGGAACGCTTCGTCGCCGCGCACCACGGTACCCACGTGTTTCTCCAAGCCGAGCTCCGCGGCGACTTCGCGCAGGCGCTCGGGAGACTTCAGGCGGTCGACCTCCGCCGTAAGGAGGTCCACTTCCTGCCGCAGGGCGGCCGTTTCCCGTTCGAGGCGAGACGCTTCGTAGCCGAGCCCCGTGAGGTAGGCCATGCGCGCGAGGTACGCGAAGACGACGAGGAGCGCCAAAAACGCGTACCCGAGGTAGGCTCGCTTTTCGGCCGCCGAAAAGGGGACGCTAGGGAGGGTGCTCGGCTTCGTTTCCGGCGAACCCGTAGAACGGGAGCGTTTGGGCGACCGCGGCAACGGCGGTGCCGGGGCGGGATCGTATTCCGCCGGGCGGGCGCGGAGAGCGGCAGATCCTCGAAGCGGGGGGTGCACGGCAAACCCTCCCTCCATCTCGCCGGACGTACCAAAACCCGGGCGTCGATCTCCCTTGAGGTTCCGAGTGCGGATCACGTGACCCGCTCCAGGGCGCGGAGCTTCGCCGACCGAGCTCGGGGATTGCGCGCCACCTCTTCGGACGTCGGCGTGAGGGGTTTTCGGAGAAGGAGACGGTAGGTCGGATGCGAGGCGCCGGAGTGCGGTACGGACGTCTCTGGGCCGTACACCGCCCGGCGAAAGGCTTCTTTCACACGGCGATCTTCGAGCGAGTGAAAGGAGATAACCGCCAGGCGGCCGCCGGGACGAAGGAGGCGGATCGCCTGCTCGAGGGCCGTCTCCAGGCGAGCCAACTCGTCGTTCACGGCGATCCGGAGCGCCTGGAAGGTCCTGCGCGCCGGATGCCCTCCCCGCCTTCGGTAGCGGGCGGGAATCGCGGCCTTCACGATCTCCACGAGTTCCCCCGTCGTGGCGATGGGCGACCGCGCCCGCGCCTCCACGAGGAAGCGGGCGATGCGCCGCGCAAAAGGTTCCTCCCCGTACTCCCGAAGAATCCGGGCAAGTTCGTCTTCGGACAACGTGTTTACGAGATCGGCCGCGGTGACCGCCCCCGTAGGGTCCATCCGCATGTCCAGGGGGGCGTCGGCGCGGTAGGTGAAACCCCGCTCTGCCTCGTCGAGCTGGAGGGAGGACACCCCGAGGTCGAAGAGGATCCCGTCTACCCCTTCGGGTACCAAAGGACGTACGACGTCCTCGAGGTCGGCAAAATTCGCACGCTTCAGGATGAAGCGTCCCCCCACCTCGCCCAAGACGACCTCCGCGCGAGCTAAGGCCTCCGGATCCTGGTCGATGCCGATGAGGAGTCCACCATCCAAGCGCGCAAGAAGCTCCCGCGCATGGCCTCCGAGACCGACCGTCGCGTCGACGAAGATCTTCCCGGGAGCGGGGGCGAGAACTTCCACCACTTCCTGAAGGAGGACGGGAATGTGCACGCGCACGCCTCCTTACGGGACGTCCGCACCGGACTCCTCCCACCCCTCGTCGAGACCCAGGTCGATGAGGGACTCGGCGAGATCCGTGTACTTCGCCTCGCCTTCGGCGACGTACGCCTCCCAGCGCGCCTCGTCCCAAATCTCCACGCGCGCGGAAACGCCCACGACTACGACGTTCTTCGCCAGACCGGCGTAGGCCGCAAGGTTGGGAGGGATGCTGATCCGGCCCTGCCGGTCGGGTTCCACCTCCACGGCGCCGGCGAAGAGGAGGCGCGTAAAGGCACGGACGTCTCTGCGGGTAAAGGGGAGGGAGCGCAGGCGCCGCTCTAGCGTACGCCAGGCGCTGAGGGGGTAGGCGAAGAGGGAGCCGTCGAGGCCGCGCGTGAGGATGAACGGCGACCCCAGTTCCTCGCGGAAACGGGCGGGAATCGTGAGCCGACCCTTTTCGTCGAGCACGTGCCGGTGCTCCCCGAGGAACATCCCCCCCACCTCCCCACTTTACCCCACTTTACCCCACCTACGCTATGTTCTTCGGCGCCGCGTCGAAAAATCCTTCCCGCCGCCGCGCACGAAAATACCGCCCGAGAAACGCTTCCCGGGCGGTTCGAGTTCGCAGGCGACGTCTTTCGCGCTCCTCGGGGGGGCACGCCTCGGCCTTACGCCTCCTCCGCGCCTTCCTCTCCCTCGAGGTAACGCCTTTGGGCTTCCGTGAGGTGGTCGATCGAAAGTCCGAGGGCGGCGAGCTTCCTGCGCGCCACCTCCTCGTCCACCTCCGGAGGAACGGGCAAGAGCTCGGGAGCAAGCCGCCCCTCCCGCGCGTGGCGCTCCCGGAGGTAGAGTAGGGAGAGGGCCTGCAGGGCAAAGCTCAGATCCATGATCTCCGCCGGGTGGCCGTCGCCGGCCACGAGGTTCACGAGCCGACCTTTGCCGAGGAGGTAGAGCGTTCGGCCGTCCGGGAGGACGAACGCGTCCACGTTGGGCCGGACGTCCTCCTCTATGCGGGCGGCCATCTCCCGGAGTTCGGAAACCGCGACCTCGACGTCGAAGTGGCCGGCGTTCATGAGGAACGCCCCGTCCTTCATGCGGGCGAAGTGCTCGCGCCCGAGGACGCGCGTGTTGCCCGTCACGGTGACGAAGATGTCCCCGATCGCCGCCGCCTCGAGAGCCGGGAGGACACGAAACCCTTCGAGGTGGGCCTCCAGCGCCCGCACGGGATGAACTTCCGTGACGACGACATCCGCCCCGAGCCCGCGGGCGCGCTGGGCTACGCCTTTCCCGCACCAGCCGTAGCCGTGGACGACGACGGTCTTCCCCGCGACGAGGAGGTTCGTCGTCCGAACGAAGGCGTCCCACACGGACTGTCCCGTGCCGTAGCGGTTGTCGAAGAGGTGCTTCGTGGGCGTGTCGTTCACGAGGACCATGGGGAACCGGAGGCGCCCCGACCTCGCCAGCGCCCGAAGCCGCAAAATCCCCGTCGTAGTCTCCTCCGCCCCGCCGATCACGCCTGCGGCGATTTCGGGGTAGCGCGCGTGCAGGAGGTGGACGAGGTCGCCGCCGTCGTCCACGAGGAGGTGGGGACGCGCCCGGACGAGCTCTTCGAGGTAGCCTTCGTACTCCTCCTGCGTCGCCCCCCGGCGGGCGAAGACGCGGACGCCGCGCGCCGCCACGGCCCGGGCCACGTCGTCCTGCGTGGAGAGGGGGTTGGAGCTCGCGAGGTATACCTCCGCACCGCCCGCCCGAAGCGTGTCCGCGAGGTAGGCCGTCTTGGCCTCGAGGTGGAGGGCGATGGCGATCGTGAGGCCGGAAAAGGGACGCGTGCGTTCAAATTCCGCGCGGAGCGCCCTCAGCACGGGCATGAAGCGTTCGACCCAGAGGAGCTTGCGTTCGCCGAGGTCCACGACCGTACCTCCTTTTGGCTACAGCTTCCACGCCGTCAGCAAGATCCCCGAAAGGACGAGGAGCGCGTACACGCTGCCGAAGTACAGAAGGCCCAGCCGCAGGGCCACGCGGCCCAGGGGGAACCTCACCCTTCGCCTGCGCCGCACGCCGTAGGCGATGAGGGCGATTAGGGCAGCGAAGAAGCCGACGAGAAACGCAGCCCGCCCGAGACCCCCCCAACCCACGACTTCTCCCAGGACGAAGTCCGAGAGGAAGAAGAGAAGCGAGGTCGCCCCGACCGCCCACTCGCGCGCCTCCGAGGCGGAACGCGTGACGTAGTACGCGATAAGCCACACGAGGGGGAAGCCGAGGGGTGGGACGACGACCAACGCCGCCAGGACGTGCTGCACGACTTGCGGCACGGCCGACCACCTTCCCGAAGGCACCCTTTCCAAGGCACATTTCGGCATCCGCGGGCAAACTCCTCCTTCGGCCCAGAAATTTCGCACCCGGCGCAAGAATCCCGTCGCCGCCTCCCACCCTAGAAAGAGACCCGTGGCATCCGTACGCATCGTCGACCGGGGAAGCCCGGAGGTGAAAACAAACCGATCGCGACGAGACGGGCCGGAAGCCTTACTAGTCTTCGAGGTCGCGCAAGGCTTCTAGGATGGGGATGAGGGCATCCGCTTTTTCATCCGGTGGTCCGGGTGCCCTCCCGGAAAACCCGGGAGAGGGGTGGGCGCCCTTTTTCTCTCTCCCTCCCTCGCCTGCGTAGGGAGCTGGCTCGCGGCGCTTCTCCTCCTTCGGGGAAGACCCGCCTGCGTCCAGCTTTGCCCTCCGACCTACGGGCCGCCGTTCTCCCTCTTTCTCCGACTTTCGGCGAGAAAGAGATCTCCGCCCCTTTTCCGCCGCCTCGCAGGGCGTCTTCTCCGCGGAAGCCCCCGAGGGGGAAGCCTTATCCGAAACGCCGGAATCTCGAGAGGAAGACAGGTCGAGGAGGAGGCCCCGCACCTCATCGAGAAGCGCAGCAATCCGCTGGAGGTTCTCGAGGAAGGAGGAAAGGGTCTCCCGATCCCAAGAGACGGAAGTAAGGGGCGGTGGAGTGGATTTCGACCGAACCTTCCTCCGCAGGGCGGAAAGCTCCTGCTCGTACTCCTTTCGTACGAAGCGGTTCCAACGGTAGCTCGCGGCGGAGAAGGACCGATTGAGGCGTTTCGCGGCCTCTTCGATCCCGGCCTTTTGGGTTTTTCCTCGGCGAACCGAGGAGAGTACGATCTCCGCCAAAAGGCGGTCCTCTTCGGGCGTCCAGGCGTCGAAACGAGGTCTCCGCATCCTCTTTTGTCCACTCCCCATACAGCGCATGCCCCCCGCGCGAAGGAAATCCAAACCCGGAAAACGCCGGAGTCGGGCGGGAGGGAGGCGCCCGATGCACTGCCTACCTCGAGTATAGCAGAAAATTCCCCGTAGTTTTCGAAAAAACAAAAAAAGAAATAAACAGGAATAGGGTCGCCGCTCGAGCGGCGACCCGTTTCCCCTCATTCCGGCGTTTCCTCCGTCTCAACGCATTCCCTTCACGCCAAGGCGAGCAGGACTTCCAGGGCCTCTCGGTCGTAGCCGACGATCAGGTGGTCCCCGTAGGTGATGATCGGCCGCCGAAGGAGGCGGGGCTCGCGGTGGAGGAGGTCGAGGAGTTCCGTAAAGCGGAGGTTTTCGATGTCTATGTCGAGCGACTTAAAGACTTGGCTGCGCTTAGACAAGAGCTCATCCGTTCCCTCCGTGGTCAGGCGAAACATCTCCTTAAGCTCGTCCGGAGACGGCGGATCCCGGAAGATGTGCCTCTCCTCGTAGGGAATCCCGTGGCGGTTGAGCCATTCCTTCGTCTTGCGGCACGACGTGCAGCTCGGGTG
This window encodes:
- a CDS encoding UDP-N-acetylmuramoylalanyl-D-glutamyl-2,6-diaminopimelate--D-alanyl-D-alanine ligase, giving the protein MRGMPEWPLAFFLDATRAEYAGAPPPEGVRVYGVVHDSRAVRGGELFVPLPGGRTDGHAYVADAFARGAAAAFWRRTIPVPQELRGRPLLLVDDPLAALWEAARAHRARLRGRVVAVTGSVGKTTTKDLIARALAARLSVAHARESYNNHIGVPLTLLAAAEDAHAVVLELGMNRRGEIAELSRLARPDVAVITLLGESHIGLLGSREAIAVAKAEIALGMDKGGRIYIPDDDPLLPKTAYLFAFSGEVRTVGPRGQDRGGLLEDRGLGGFRIWADVDGRRAELDVPLPGAFAWRNALYAVFVARDLGIPPSEVEAAWRELERSPMRLTPRRTPRGALLLDDTYNAAPTSIRAAVSVLARLPARERVAVLGEVGELGAHAPRLYAELGESLPAEGIAYLLFGSGLAPLEEALRARGARVWRTEDPEALLAKLRTYDNPDAALLLKASRHMRFERFVEALLGEGMGEGDPADG
- a CDS encoding UDP-N-acetylmuramoylalanyl-D-glutamate--2,6-diaminopimelate ligase, which codes for MRLAELLAPLRVWRARGFLTVNVTHITDDSREVLPGSLFVARRGTTGDGHAFIPDALARGAVAFVVAMGRGEEVVRRGDVPEGVPVVEVPDPHQALAFLAARLYGDPTSHLRVVGVTGTNGKSTVAYLTQQLLEAVGIRTGLVGTVFVDVGRGPRPAQLTTPGAAELQRLFRDMRANGLEAAVFEASSHALDQGRIRGVRLTAAVFTNLTQDHLDFHATMDAYAEAKGLLFAFLGSEASMEKAAVVRGDDPYAERMLRRSAVPVYTYGFGPENALRAVDVRLNARGSAFVLEAYTGERLPARLPLLGRFNVENALAALAAAHAFGVPLKELVPVLENVRPVPGRMERVNAGQPFTVLVDYAHTPDGLEKALGAIREWAEGRVIVVFGAGGDRDRAKRPRMGEVAHRLADVLIVTSDNPRSEDPEAIAREILAGIPQPPERETYVELDRKRAIRAAIRLARPGDVVLIAGKGHEREQIVGHLRLPFDDREEALAALEELGGEGDA
- a CDS encoding Cell division protein FtsI [Peptidoglycan synthetase], which translates into the protein MRREPSRRLLALFGLATLSLLVFTLRLFHLQVLMGPDLAAKALELWSRDVPIEPPRGRILDRNGEILATNREAYSVLVFPAQVRDKERTADVLARELGADREKLLRRISQRTLVVRLSPEGRRVDEDVRRRVEALALPGVYVASEPARVYPYGSLAAHVLGFVGIDNQGLSGLELAYDEVLRGRRGAFKLFTTAAGEALPGLPMLYDAPEAGYDVVTTLDLRLQKILENALDDAWLAYKPEAAMGVIADPRTGEILAMASRPTFDPNRYREYPPEVLNRNLPIWRVFEPGSTFKIVTLSAALQEKKVDLEHEHFFDPGYIIVAGVKIRNWKPGGHGDQTFLQVVENSNNPGFVELGLRLGKETLFRYIRAFGFGEKTGIDLPGEAKGILFPLERVGPVELATTAFGQGVAVTPIQQVAAVSAAVNGGTLYRPHLLKEVRDPRTGAPVHRREPEVRGTPISPETSAQVRYALESVVARGTGYRAYVDGYRVGGKTGTAQKVGPDGRYLPGEYIVSFVGFAPADDPRLVVYIAVDHPQGIQFGGVVAAPVAGQILDASLRALGVPPREGGIPREKYVWPEVPPLEVPDLVGMSVDDIRQSSYTFDLDVVGEGEVVVDQSPPPGTKLTPGERVRVRLGPRSPAAER
- a CDS encoding Cell division protein FtsI [Peptidoglycan synthetase], which gives rise to MTPRGDVGGGRNPGNARRAFRMATYFWGVFVAFLVAVIGRVLYVQEVLGPQLLHAATEQWVRSREEEAPRGSLLDRNGERLAYDVPAFDVVALLDPRAPEHVEDLEATARVLARGLDAPEEAILRTLREGREQGRYQVEFRPYGWKLLPHRKEALEEELRRAGVRGIAFRPEVGRYYPKGEYAAYLLGYVNRDGKAEYGLEAGLDATLRGTRGKTSIPTDNRGVPLPYAEVQGDPAQPGKDVVLTLDVRLQAILEEALREADEELRPKGIWAVLVDPWTMEVLAAAARPTFDPNRYEEISEYTNPFVGKLYEPGSTFKVLTLAAAIEEGVYRDDDTYQAGVYAPPEISPPIRDWSDPRGWGKITLREGIVRSSNVAAVILGYERLGRERLARYEHAFGVDELPFSLTGHAPLPGSVRGRLPDFAAAPPRDVATTTYGQGLEVTSFGLVRALSAAVTDGVLRDPVLVKCVRDADTGTCTPPAASEGRRVVSPETAAKVREILADVVARPEGTGHAYAVEGYRIGGKTGTAQKVDPGTGRYEAGRYVYSFYGFLPVDRPRFALYIAVDEPERPAEGSGEVVAPIFRKVVEQAAPLLGVERGGSGSPEGEGRIGVR
- a CDS encoding rRNA small subunit methyltransferase H; translated protein: MHIPVLLQEVVEVLAPAPGKIFVDATVGLGGHARELLARLDGGLLIGIDQDPEALARAEVVLGEVGGRFILKRANFADLEDVVRPLVPEGVDGILFDLGVSSLQLDEAERGFTYRADAPLDMRMDPTGAVTAADLVNTLSEDELARILREYGEEPFARRIARFLVEARARSPIATTGELVEIVKAAIPARYRRRGGHPARRTFQALRIAVNDELARLETALEQAIRLLRPGGRLAVISFHSLEDRRVKEAFRRAVYGPETSVPHSGASHPTYRLLLRKPLTPTSEEVARNPRARSAKLRALERVT
- a CDS encoding Cell division protein MraZ, whose amino-acid sequence is MFLGEHRHVLDEKGRLTIPARFREELGSPFILTRGLDGSLFAYPLSAWRTLERRLRSLPFTRRDVRAFTRLLFAGAVEVEPDRQGRISIPPNLAAYAGLAKNVVVVGVSARVEIWDEARWEAYVAEGEAKYTDLAESLIDLGLDEGWEESGADVP